Genomic DNA from Primulina huaijiensis isolate GDHJ02 unplaced genomic scaffold, ASM1229523v2 scaffold37307, whole genome shotgun sequence:
CCTCGTATTAAGAGATGCAGTGTAAAAGTTCTGAGacaaaaattgattaaaaagtGAAGCATGTTACATATGCTTCCAACCACAGATGTTCATCCGTAATTAATTTATAAGTCATCAACAACATATTTCCGATCATGTACTTACAACCTCTAAAACAAAGTGATTATCTACTTTTCATTTCCAAAACAAGCTTTTGATCAAATTTGAGTACACCAAACtcacatgaaaaacaagttgccaGCAAAATGCATCAAGTGATTCATTCGAACCTAATTTCTCGTCCAGTTCCAAAGTGCTCGGTCCATCCCCTACCTTAACCAAGGATCGTGGCAACACTGACCCCAACACCAGAGTTTGGTCTAGGCACATAAGATAAGCAAGACAGCATTTTCAATTATTTCGAAATAAAATTTCGAATAATTTATTTGGCACCATGTTGAGACTAAACCATAAACAGTCATCAAACATCCCAAAGCGGGTAGACCCGTTAACTAATTACATCCTGACTGGTGACTACAAAACTACATCGCACGCAACAGGCTGTTGAAAAAGAAACTTATTCATCCTAATGCTAAACTGAGTTCGAAGCCGCAGAAAATAACACATATCTGTCAGATAGGAAGTAAGTTCTCATGCTTAGCTCATCTTATCAACACTCTCTTCTGGGCAACTTGGTTTTCCTGATTTCGCGATATTTGTCGATATGTTAACCGGAGTTTCAGTTTTGCCGTCACTTTCTCTTTGAATTGGTACAGTAGTTTCATTTGAGATGTAGTCACGAGCTGGTTCTTCTTCCCCTTGATTCATTTGATGTCCTGATTCGAAGGCAGCTGTCATTTCATTGTATCTGGATATGACCAGTTGAAGTTCCTCGAGGAGATTAAGAGCATCGAAAAGCATGACCTCATCATCAGATGTGGTTTCAATTATTCTCTGTACAACAGGTAGAGATTGCTTGCACTTCTCTAGCATGCTCACTGTTAGCTCATCCTGCGAAAAAAGCCCAAAATGCTAAAAAACAGATGCCTTAAATGTGAAGTTCTGATCTTCGTGTACTTTGATGGCTAATGCACTTCTCAAGGCGCCTTAAATATGAAGATAATAAACTCAATGTGAAACATAAAACAACAGTCGTTTCCTTCTGTTTACAGAGTTTTTTAATTTATCTATTAATAATTTGCTAATTACATATTTGATTATAGGCgataaaattttcttatgataTTTAGATTCAACCATAAGGTGTCTCGCTTTAATATGAGTGCCTCACCTAACACCTACACTCTACGATATCTCAGGACCGTAGTATGTATCTGTAGCTGATACCTCTGCATCGGATATGTAATCAACAAAAGCTTTGTCTTATTCATTAAGTTTCTTACACCATTAAAAGAAACTTTCAAAGCAAAATGTCACTAATCAACACAAGTGTGTGAATGAGAAGGTGCTTCGGTTTGAGAGTTATTGAAAGCtaagaaaaattaataagacaATTGACAATCAGGCTGAGGGGTAATCAGAGAGCATCTAAAACTACCAAATTTTATGTACTAGTAAAGAAGAACGACATTTCAGAGAAACCTCACAAAAAATTGAcaaggtaaaaaaaatttgccTTTTAATTACTAGTACCCTCATTCACACTGTCCCAGACAAGAAAAATAATCACGATCAATACATTGTGATAACTGTGACACTTCTGTAAAATATGCGAGATAATAACTACACAAGAGACAAGGAAAAATGCAAAAATAGTAACCTTGATTGGCTTTGGTCCAGTTTCAGAATTCAATATGCTGGACAGAATATCAAGACTATTTCGAGTCACAACAAGAAACTCTTTATTCTCTTCGATGGTCTGGAAGCCATAATGCATGAAAGTGGCATCTTCTTCATTTTCTAAGGCAGTGGGGGGAACAGGGTATCTTTCATGAGGCATTAGTGGCTGCGGATCAAGATAAGATTCCAGGTTGTGTTGATTAGAAGGTAAACTTTCTCCATGTGCAGTTGGAGGAATCACCCTCGACTTCAAATACTACAAAATAAGTCAAAATTAGATATCGGGAAACAAAAAATCAACACCACACTCTTCAAAATTCTTGAAGATGATTCATAAAATAAGAGTGTCTGATCAAAAGTCATCTGGGAATCTGGAATCATAGGCTACAATTGGATTTAAACATTCAAGAATCATTCAGAGAGAACCATCGAAAATTGTCAggtttgaatataaaatatacacCAATTTCATGTCCATCATCCCTGATTTCTCGAAAGAGCGAGGAATTCCCCAATACTCCATAAATGATATTCTTAGAAAGGTATTTTCTAATTTCCCCGcttgtaattataaaaaaatgggAAATTTGCCCCCAAATACCCATGAAGTCGCCTACTCAACTAAACTGGAGCCCACCTAAATCATTCAATCCTGTCTCGGTTTCCAACATGAACAATGCTAAGCAAACACAATTCGAGAATACCaacaaatgaaataataataaagaaaccACAAAACATAAACGAAACTGTCACTGTACCATGTAAGTCTGATGAAAAACAGGCAAGTACATGAGATCCTCGGACTCTCCCCAAGCCCGTATCAGCTGCATCGCCCTCACCCTGCACCCATGCTCCGTCCTATGGTCCTCGATCAGCTTCACCATATCCTCCAACACCTTCTCCGAAGCCACCTCGGAGAACACCTTCTCACAATTGGAAGTACACGTCTCCAGTAAATCAAGGCTCAGTATCTGGCTCGCCGGATTCTTTCCCGGTACCAGCTTCTTCTTTACAGCCCTGACGATCTCCGCCCCGTCGTACTCATCACGGGAGATCATGGCGCAGATACGGAGGTTTAGGCCCCAGTTGGGCTCCTCCATGGATTCAGCGGTGGCCTCGTCGACGATCTTGGATTCCGGGGTTGGGGTCTGGAGGATTTCCTTCATTTTTGAGCTGATTGTGCGACCCATCTGGGCGCCGCTCGTCTTCAACCGCTCTCCTAGGGAAGAAGATGCTAACTTCAGTTTCGATAAGTCGAGTTTCTCCATGGATTCTTCTGTCGGAAGAAATATTCAAGATTTTGTTCTGGTAACGTTGCTGGCTCTTTGCTGTTTTTGTTAGGGTTGGTGGGAACTGTTAGATATGGACACGTGGCATCTTCTTAGACATTtagattagattttttttattaatattaataattaactaatctttattttttgtaCATAGTTCATTTTGTTTTATAGCTTCAGGTTATCCAGGATTGCATGATTAGCCATGATTGAGTTTGTAGGTAGAAATGATCCAAATCCATCACAATGAATTCTGAAGTTTTGATTACATGAATCCGTGAAGCTAGATTGTTGTCCTACCTCGCCCCGTTCCCGAGTTCCTGAATCCTCCTGGTAGAAAGATATAATTTTGCCACCAAAATATGGTTGCTCCTTTATTACTAAATATATGTGATTATCTATAGTCTATACCTGATGTTTTTCCGGGCATCTCTGCGTGATTTGTTTGTAATGGCGTTCTTCTGCGTGTCACCTGATAGCAGATGTCTTCGTTGCTCAGGTGTTACTGGAAAAACATCATCTAACTCTTCTCACGGTGGCATCAAGCTCGTTTCTGATGTGAAACTTCATCTTTGAGACATGCTTCTAGGCGAACGGCTTTTCTGTGTAATGCAAGTCCGAGCAACTATAGGACGAACTCGGATTACTCGAGGCAAAACAGGCATGGCTACTCCCACAACGTAAAGAGGCACGGTGCAGAAAAGGATGGTTTTGAAGATCTTGAAGAATCAGAAACATACTCTTCGAAAATGGATCCTTGCTTTCCGCATCGGGAAGCCAAAAATTTCAGGCAACTGGTCCTAGAGAAAAGGAAATTCTTGAACTATTCCGAAAGGTGCAGGCTAAGCTTCGTGAAAGAACATCAATGAAGGAAGAAAAGAAAGTGGAGGATCCTGATCAGGGAAAAGACAAAGAAAATGGAACTGTTGATTCTCTTCTCAAGCTTCTAAGGAAACACTCAGTTCAGCGAGAGAAGAAGAACATTGACAGTGCCAGTAACAGGGGATTCATTCTGGACAAGCCTGAACCAATTACGCCATCGATGCAAGAGAGGAACTCGAATAGTTTGGAGTCTAGCAGCAGAGTGAAGAGGCGTGAAATACAAGAAGGCCAAGGTTCACATCTCAGCAGGCCGAAATCAAACTTCCCAAGACGATCTCCCGTCCCGACAGTCAAATTCCATCCTGTTTACTCTCACAACTCGGTTAATCATGTCTCACAAGATAATCTGGATGATACAACAACAAAAGCGGTTGAAACTGATTCTGAATCTTACGTGGACCCGAGGAAAGTGTGTATGATGAGATAAATGATGAAACATCTGGATTAATGTAACCTTCCATGGTTCCTAGGAACTGAGGTTGGGTCTGAAAGGATATATATCGTCGCATCATACGATAATGGTTGCATTGGGTTGGATGATTGGTAATTCTCGGTAATTATGTAATCCAAATTTCAATTGCTAACTAACATATAAAAACTTCACCATAAATAACTTATATTCTGAATTCCTACGTTTATGGTCTTGAAAGCCTTGGTTATTTTCTGATACTTAAACGTCCGAAatgtggaatttttttttattccacaGCATTGTTAACTTatatactaaataaaattattgttgaTATATTACTTTTGACATATGAAATTATTAACAAATTGGTCTAGTTTTTGATAATTAGATTATAGTCTAATAAAGCTAGAGAGAAATTTAATGTtgtttaaactttaaatataaataaaattcattatttAAATCTAATGCATTTATttgttcattatatttaaattgtaGAAGGGTTGTGTATGTATATCTACATATATGAAAGCACGAAAACTTTAAAACGGGCCTGTTTTTGTACGGTtgccaataaaaaaaaaaaacacatgtaAGATGGTGGGCCTTCCAACAAACCAAAAGCATTCGCTGTCAAGAGAGAATTGTTTCTCCCAGATTTGTTGTAGTCGGTTTTCCCTTTTCCTTCGCCTTCTTTCGCTCCTATCTGCTTGCGATCCTTCCCCCCCAAATTTCTTCCCTCCTCCTTCTTGTCCGTTGTTCGTCTTCTTCCTTATCGCCGTCGACCTTCCGGTTTTCTTTGTGCATCGTTCTGCTTGTGTTTCGCTCTCCTCTGCTTCGGAAATACGTTGTTCACCCTTTTTTAGGTCACCGTCTACCTCCCATCATTCTGTGCGTACCATTTTTTCCACGGCGCGACCTTCTTTGTTTTGGAAAGCGGCAATTCGGTGCATTTTTcccttggatttgtttgaatATGGTGTTCTTCGCTCGGTTTTTTTTGGGATAACTTGTTCTCTTTTCCCGGTTATCTGTAGTGCAGCTGTTTTTTATGCTTGATTTacgatttttttgggtttttgatGTCTGTTTTAACGCTTAGCTCCGGCAGCCAAATCATCTAGGTTGGATTTGATATAATTTCATATAATATACGCATTCAAGAGCAACGAACTGCATAGCTTTGGTTGAAATATTTTGGTTATTACCTTTGCCTTTTGAGATTGGTGGTGGAATTGTGTTGGTCTCAATCTTTTGGCTCATTCAAGATCGTCCATTTCATCCTTCTGAGATCACGAGAAATATCATTAATATAATACAGAAACCAAGAAAATCATCCTCTTTTTCGGAGAATCTTTGCTCGTGAAACCATATAAGTCTGCTCAGTATATCTACAATTTTCTTACTGTCGTGGGTTTGTTTGCTTTTGCCTGAGAGTTGAAGAAGTTCAAGATGTTATGGGTTTTGAGGAAATGGCTATGGTGTCGCAGCAACCTAGCAGCAGCAGCATAAATAAGAATCTTGATTCAGGGAAGTATGCGCGGTGCACGGCGAAGCAAGTGGAGGCCTTGGAGAGAGTATATATGGAGTTCCCAAAACCCAGCTCTTCGCAGGCTGTAGCTGATTCAAGAATACCCCATTCTATCAAATATCGAGTCTAAATAGATTAAAGTGTGGTTCCAAAACCGCAGGTAAATGATGCATTTTGTTGTCTCTCAAGTGTTTTTGTGCCATTTTTTGTCAGGTAGCTGTTCTCGGGTTGCTTAATTAATGAATCATTTTTTGTTcagcaaacattttcatatttaaCAGTCTTAGAAATCGAACAATTTACTGCAAAGATTTTCATATTTAACAGTCTTAGAAATTGAACAATTTGCAGTATCTGATTCTTTTACTTACTTGATGCAGTCATCCATGGCATCCACTGATGTAAGTTCTGAGTCGGCTGGCGATAAACCCCAGCATCCTAGCAAAGATGCTAATAACCTTGCTGGGTACttcattttattctttgtacTTGTTATTATACACGTTTGTGTTTGGATGTGTAAAGGGATGTATTTGAAATTGTTGTGTACTTGTTTTCCTTTAGCATTTGTGTGCGCTTTTGGCAGACTCCTTTCTATTGCAGAAGACACCTTGGCAGAGTTTCTTTCAAAGGCTACTGGAATTGCGGTTGATTGGGTTCAAATGCCTGGGATGAAGGTCTGATCCTGTCTGAGATGAAATAATTCAGAGACACGTGTACTCATTTTTGTGTTTCGCAATAATTATGGTAGTGTTTTATGTACGAAGTTAAAAACTTCATTTGCGAATATGTATCTTTTCGTCAGCCTGGTCCGGATTCGGTTGGGATCTTTGCCATTTAACATAATTGTAGTGGAGTGGCTTCTCGAGCCTGTTGTCTTGTGAATTTAGAACCCATAAAGGTAAGTAGACAAGATAGCTGTAGTTGTATTTTCTTATACAATTTTGAGAACTTTATTTCTCTTCCTAAAAAGGCTTTCTAATTTTACAGATTATGGAGATCTTCAAAGATTGTCCATCTTGGTTTCGAGATTGTCGAGGGCTTGAGGTTTTTACGGTGTTTGCTGCAGGAAATGGAGGAACCATTGAGCTCTTGTATACACAGATGAATAGTGTGATTTAGTTTGTCCTATAATTTTCATTGGTCaggtttgtgttggataagaaAATGATCTATGTTACTTTAAGACCTATTCTCCTACTACTCTAGCTCCTGCTCGTGATTTTTGGACTCTTAGATACACAACGACTTTAGAGTTAATCTTTTATTGGCCTGAATTCCAGCGATTAAGGGCCCAAGAGCTATGGCTAATTGTaacaatgaaatataaataatttacacTGTAGTAGTCCTTGTTACATGATACAACTCATGTTTAGGTCCAGTCACAATTAACACCCATTtgattttactttcttttttcctGAAATTGGTGTTCTTTACTTCATaactatatttttcatttcccTGAAAATGAAATTCCTCGTACAAAATTACTTGGTTCGATGTATCGATGTGGCCCTAAGCTGTTGTGATTTAGTGATATGGGCTTGTGGTTTTAAGAATCTTCAATTTTCATCCTTGAAGGTATGTGAGCGGTCGCTTTCTGGAACTGGGGCTTCTCCTAACGCATCTATTGCATTACAGTTTGTAAGAGCTGAAATGCTTCCATCTGGATATTTGATCCGGCCGTGTGACGGTGGAGGATCGATCATTCACATTGTAGATCACCTGAACCTAAAGGTTATATCCTTGCTCATTGAGATAAACATATCTATTTGTTAGCCTAAACATGGTGGGCATTTCACACCATTTTCCAGGCATGGAGCGTGCCGGAGGTCCTCCGACCTCTTTATGAATCATCTAAAGTTCTAGCTCAGAAGATGACTATTGCGGTGAGTAAAATATGAATGAATTTTTCGTCATATTCTTTGGGTTCAGAAATATGGTTTGGTGCCAACTCCTTGTGGTATAGTGGCTTAAACCTCTCTCAATAGGGGAGAGGCGTGGGTTcgattcttgaaaaaaaaaagaaatatggtTTGGTGGAGGACTCACCATTAAGTTGTTcgtaattattcatttttcagGCACTAAAGTATATCTGGCAGATAGCCCAGGAGACAAGTGGTGAGGCAGTAGTTAGTCTTGGGAAGCAACCAGCTGTTCTTCGCACTTTCAGCAAGAGGTTAAGCAGGTACTTGCTTTATGTTTCTTACGGGATAGAGATGGTAGGGAAGCCAATATCCATAAGTCAAAGGGAGGTGCGTACTGCCCTGATTTGAACATTCCGGCCTCGATTTGTTTTGATTCCTAGAATCTGTTGTACATAATCAAAAAGAGAACAAGACATTATCATTTTATTTCCTACTCTTTATCCAGTGTTTCCTAAGTTGAACATTCAGTAGTTTAGTATTTTACAATTTTGGTAGAACTCTTTCATGAAAACATTCCAACTGGACCCAAACAAGACCTTGGTGCCCATTTTTGTGTACGTTATGTTGTAATAAGAATATGGGGTCGTCTATATCGTGTATTCTACTATGCAGAGGCTTTAATGACGCGATTAACATGTTCAATGAAGATGGTTGGTTATTTTTAAACGGTGATGGTGCTGAAGATGTAGTGGTTGCCATCTGTTCGGCCAAAAACCTTAACAGTGATTCAAATACTCTTCCTCTGACCGGAGGCGTTCTTTGTGCAAAAGCATCTATGTTACTTCAGGTGGTATTGATATGCTACTAAAGGAGCGGCAGTTCTGACTCCTTCGATTATTGTTAACATATCGTGCCTTTTCTTAAcgtgatttatatattttaaacgaTTCTGCCGTTGGTCTTGTTAGAATGTCCCTCCTGCAGTGCTCGTTCGGTTTTTGAGGGAGCACCGGTCAGAATGGGCAGAATCTAACATGGATGCCCATACTACTGCCTCTTTGAAAGCAAGCTCATACNATGCCGTTGGTCTTGTTAGAATGTCCCTCCTGCAGTGCTGGTTCGGTTTTTGAGGGAGCACCGGTCAGAATGGGCAGAATTTAACATGGATGCCCATACTACTGCCTCTTTGAAAGCAAGCTCATACGCATATCCAGGAATGAGGCCTACAAGATTCAGTGGAAGCCAAATAATCATGCCACTTGGTCACACAGTTGAACAGGAAGAGGTATGTGATTTTCAATTTCTATTCGTGATTAACTCCATTTCAGTGTGATTGCAATTATAAATTACCAAGTGATTTTGACAGTTCGATTTTTATGTTGGATTTCGATGAACATCACACCTGTTTGTCTTCTAACCTTTATGTTTTTGCCTTCTGCGGTCAAAATTCTTGAAGTTGTTCGATTGGAAGGACACACGTTTACCCATGAAGATGCATTTTTGTCCAGGGATATTCATCTTCTACAGGCAATTTCTTGCATTTTCTTCTGGTCCAAAGATATTTCTAAACTTCTTGGATGATCAAAACAGAAaccaatatttgaaaattgatccTTACCCACAGATATGCAGCGGAGTTGATGAGAATGCAGTGGGAGCCTGTTCTGTAAACTTAGCGACGTTTTTTTAAGCATGGAAACCTTATACTTGTTATCAGTCAATTCAATATTAATACTCTATTTGCACATTTGTGATAACCCACTTATATTATTGCCATCTGATAAGGGTTTTAATTCAAGcatatatttcatttcaaatataaaaaaactccATAACTTCAACTTTTATTCCAAAtcaacatgtttttttttgttatttctaTATCCACAAACATCTTCCACTCTCTTAATACTTCTTTACGCGTAATTTCAAAGTGAGATAATAATTGTGttgttatgatcatgaaaaaaaatatagaaaccaCTATACTTAAAATGAATTTAGctccaaacaaaaaaataataaatcaattttTGGATACGTCAACAAACTTCTCGCAAAATaccatatatatgtgtgtgtatgtgtagGTGTGCGACTTTCCCAACTTCAAATCTGCAAAGTAAACAAACTAAATAAATCTATACATTTCCATACAtgtaatatcatattaaaactattagcTCAAAAATCTACCttagataattatatattattactgattatatataaaatttaccaACTTTTCCAATCGTTCTGATCCATTCTTCctataacataaaatatcaattaataTTCCTTAAACTATAGGCCATATGTAtctctataaataaataaacattaaaCTGTTCAACGAGATGATAAAACTTCATATTGACACGTTTGTTTCTCTCTAAAACACTTTGTTCTCCTAAAATCCATGATAATAATATCTTTTTTTCCCtctattcataaatatttactgttgtattttttatataaaaagttTATATAATTCTATTATTTGTAGCTTCTTCCGAAGTTCATAGTCTGTATCCAACTCTTTCTTATTAACCACacatgtattattatttttaaaattagctaAGAACATGAATTCTTTTCATTTCGAAAAAATACATACGTTTTCAAAAATGCTCTATTGTTTATAACAATGTTCATTTCATTGACACGTGACATGAACAAATGATGACTAGCTTTTTTTGAACATCACATGTTTCAGAAATACACCAAATGTTGTGATGACTCGGGTTTCTGATTAAAAATTATAGCTTGTAATTTACCACTTATCAACAGGTACATATGACTAACCTGCTTTTATTTCAATCGACAAAAACAACCACgacatttattataatttatctaTGACTCAACACATTTcatataatatatgaaaattcaCGTGACGCCATCTATCTTATCTTATATATACTTATATGCTTAATTACCTGAAGCTTAACATACTTGCTATGTTATAATTTCTCAATACCCATCCTTTGCTAACTGCAGATTCAATATATCAACCAAATTCAATAgaaaacaataattattatacatGTATCGACTATGGACAATGTCAATACAACTATCTATTTCAGAAAGAAGTTGAAGAAATAATAAGAAGATTTCACTCCAGCCCAATATGGGCCATCATTTTATGAAGAGTTCTTAACATGGAATCGAAGCTCTTGCTC
This window encodes:
- the LOC140968618 gene encoding LOW QUALITY PROTEIN: rho-N domain-containing protein 1, chloroplastic-like (The sequence of the model RefSeq protein was modified relative to this genomic sequence to represent the inferred CDS: inserted 2 bases in 2 codons); the encoded protein is MFFRASLRDLFVMAFFCVSPDSRCLRCSGVTGKTSSNSSHGGIKLVSDVKLXSLRHASRRTAFLCNASPSNYRTNSDYSRQNRHGYSHNVKRHGAEKDGFEDLEESETYSSKMDPCFPXSGSQKFQATGPREKEILELFRKVQAKLRERTSMKEEKKVEDPDQGKDKENGTVDSLLKLLRKHSVQREKKNIDSASNRGFILDKPEPITPSMQERNSNSLESSSRVKRREIQEGQGSHLSRPKSNFPRRSPVPTVKFHPVYSHNSVNHVSQDNLDDTTTKAVETDSESYVDPRKVCMMR
- the LOC140968621 gene encoding TOM1-like protein 2; its protein translation is MEKLDLSKLKLASSSLGERLKTSGAQMGRTISSKMKEILQTPTPESKIVDEATAESMEEPNWGLNLRICAMISRDEYDGAEIVRAVKKKLVPGKNPASQILSLDLLETCTSNCEKVFSEVASEKVLEDMVKLIEDHRTEHGCRVRAMQLIRAWGESEDLMYLPVFHQTYMYLKSRVIPPTAHGESLPSNQHNLESYLDPQPLMPHERYPVPPTALENEEDATFMHYGFQTIEENKEFLVVTRNSLDILSSILNSETGPKPIKDELTVSMLEKCKQSLPVVQRIIETTSDDEVMLFDALNLLEELQLVISRYNEMTAAFESGHQMNQGEEEPARDYISNETTVPIQRESDGKTETPVNISTNIAKSGKPSCPEESVDKMS